From Lysobacter lycopersici:
CATCCCGTCCGCACCGGTGACGCGCACCTGCGCACCAGCCGGCAACTGCGGGCCGGTCACTTCCCAGAAGGCGTCGGCGATCTGCACGCGCCCATAGCCGTCGACGATGGCGCGTTCCAGCGGCACCACCCGCCCGACCAGCGCGGCGGTGCGGCGGTTCAGCGCCGGCTGGTCGCTCGGCTTCTCGCGCTTGCGGAACCAGCGGCGGTAGACCTGGATCGAGACGAAGCTGAGCACGACGAAGATCGCCGCCTGCGCCAGCACCGGGATGCCCGAGAACAGCAACACGATGGCGAACACCACGACCGCGGCGAACCCGAGCCATAGCATGAAGGCGCCCGGCGCCATCGCCTCCGCGGCGAACAGCAGCAGCGCGATCGCCGCCCACGCGAACACGTCCCAGCGCATCGATCAGCCCCCCGCCTTCTTGCCGAGCGTCTCCTTGGTCAACTCGGCGATGCCGGCCAGCGAGCCGATCACGCCGGCCGATTCCATCGGCATCATCACGAACTTCTGGTTCGGCGCCTCGGCCAGCGACTTGAACGCCTCGATGTACTTCTGCGCGACGAAGTAGTTGATCGCCTGCACGTTGCCGGAGGAAATCGCATCCGACACCAACTGCGTCGCCTTGGCTTCGGCCTCGGCCTGGCGTTCGCGCGCCTCGGCGGCGCGGAAGGCGGCTTCGCGGTTGCCCTCGGCCTCGAGGATCACCGACTGCTTCTCGCCCTCGGCCTTGAGGATCGCAGCCTGGCGGAAACCCTCGGCTTCGAGGATGTTGGCGCGCTTCTCGCGTTCGGCCTTCATCTGCCGGGCCATGGATTCGACCAGGTCGCGCGGCGGCGCGATGTCCTTGAGTTCGATGCGGTTGACCTTGATGCCCCACGGATGGGTGGCCTGGTCGACCGCGACCAGCACCTTGGCGTTGATCTCGTCGCGCTTGGACAGCGATTCGTCCAGGTCCATGGAACCGATCGCGGTACGGATGTTGGTCATCACCAGGTTGAGGATGGCGACTTCCAGCGTGGCAACCTCGTAGGCGGCCTTGGCCGCGTCCAGCACCTGGAAGAACACGATGCCGTCGACCTTGACCACGGCGTTGTCCTTGGTGATGACGTCCTGCGACGGCACCTCCAGCACCTGCTCCATCATGTTCACCTTGCGCCCGACACCGTAGACGATCGGGAACAGGAAGTGCAGGCCCGGGGTCAGGGTCTGTGTGTACTTGCCGAAGCGCTCCACCGTCCATTCGTAGCCCTGCGGCACCATGCGCACGGTCTTGAACAGGATCACGATGCCGGCGAACACCAGCACCAGCGCGAGTATCGAACCCATGGAACGCCCTCCCCTGAGAATGACCCGAGTATAGGCGTGGCCCTCGGCGGACGATATTGCAACGCCTGCGACGCTTTCGCCCCCTACCGCATCCGGATAGAGGAATGCCCGCCGCCTCGAGCTTCGCCATCGACGTCCCCGACCGCCTGCTGCGCCGCGCGCGCGAGGGCGAACGGGCGGCGCTGGAACAGTTGTGCCGCTGGTTCGAACGGCCGGTGTTCACCCTCGCGTTGCGCCTGACCGGCGACCGCGACGAGGCCCAGGACGTGCTGCAGGAGACGATGTTGAAGGCGATCGCCAAGCTCGGCGAATTCCGCGGCGACGCCCCGTTCTGGGGCTGGCTGCGGCAGATCGCGGTGAACGAAGCGCTGATGCAGTTGCGCCGGCGCCGGCGGCTGGACGAAAGCCTCGACGACGATGGTTTCGAACCCGTCGACGCATCGCCACCGCCTTCCGCCGCGGCCGATGCCGCCGCGTTGTGGCGCGCGCTGGAAAAGCTGCCGGCGGCGACCCGCGCGGTGCTGTGGCTGTACCACGCCGAAGGCCATACCCACGAGGAAATCGCGGGGCTGATGCAGCGTACGCCGAGTTTCTCCAAGTCCCAGCTCGCGCGCGGCGGACGCCGCTTGCGCGCCTTGCTGGAACCGCAATCAGAACATGCAACGGAGGTGCAGCATGCGTGAACCGCACGCACGCGACCACGAACCGCGCGACTGGAGCGAAGCCTTCGCCGCGCTGCCACCGGAAACGCCGCCGGCCGATGCGATGGCGCGCGTGTTCGCGCAATTTCCGGCATCGACGCCGGCACGACCTGGCCGGCAGTGGTGGGTCGCCGTGGCGGCGGTGCTGGCGCTGGCGGCAGTGGTTCCGATAGCGATGAATGTTGTTCGTCACCCCGGCGCAAGCCGGGGCCCAGCGTCTTTGGCTGTTTCTCCACAGCCGACGACGGCTGTCCCTTCACGGAAATCGACTCCGGTTGTTCCTTCTCCAGCACGTACTGAAGTCGCATCGGATCAAAAAACACTGGGTCCCGGCTTGCGCCGGGATGACGAGCAAAAGCATTCGACGCCGGTTCGCATCGCGAAAGCGGACACGCCGCATCGCAAACCGCATCGCACGCGCAAGCCTTCGCCGGCGAGCGAACCGGCCGACAAGCTGATGGAACCGCTGTACGCCGAATCCGCGCGGCTGGAGGCACTGCTCGCACTGGCCCGCGATGACCGCGTCGCGTCGGCGACGGCGGTGGCGCTGGGCAGCAATTTCGAAGCGCGGCTGTCCGGTATCGACGCCGCGCTGGCGCAGCCTTCGCTCGACGCGCAACGCCGGCTTTCGCTGTGGCGCGACCGCGTGTCCGCGTTGCGCGCCTACGCCAGTTTCGAAAGCACCCAGCGCGCGCTGGCCGCCAGCGGCGAACGCTACGACGCGATGCTCGTGAGCATCGATTGATTCCTCCCATCCGCGAGAACGCCATGAAACGAACCGTGAAACGCCTTGCCCTCGCCTGCGCCGCCGGCCTCGCCCTGGCCGGCGTCGCCGCCGCGCAATCCGATGCACCGACGCCGGCGCAGCAGAAGGAACTCGACGCCGCGCGCGCCGACCTCGACCGCGCCGCGAAACATTTCGCCGAACTGACGCGCAAATACAACGCACCCGGCGCGGCGCCGATGATCATGACTTACGAGAAACAGATGGTGCGCAAGCCCGTGCTCGGCGTGCTACTCGCGCCCGATCCACAGGCCGGCGTGCGCATTGCCGGTGTCACGCCCGCAAGCGGAGCCGCGGAGGCGGGGCTGAAAAGCGGCGATCGCCTGGTGTCGTTGGATGGACTCGCGGTCATCGGCGCCGACGACGGAGCGCGCCTCGCCGACGTGCGCAAGAAGCTGGCGAAACTCGACACCAAGACGCCGGTGCGCGTCGGTTACGTGCGCGATGGTCGCGAAACGACGGTATCCGTAACGCCGCATGTTGCCGACCGTCTATTCGTATTGAACGACTCGGGCGAACCAGCAGTTTTCTCGGGCAACGTGACCATCCAGGAAGGCGCCGACGGCGACTTCGCAGGGGCTACTGCAGATCGCCTCGAAGTCGACATGCCGCCCGGCATCGCCCCGGAAATCCACCGCGAAGTGATCCGCCTCGGCGATGGCGAAGCCCCGTTGGCACTCGGCGATTCGCGCTTGTTGAAGGGCGCGATGTTCGTTCCCGACTGCAAGGGCAAGACGCCGTGTGCGCAGCCGATGCTGCTGATGGACGCGTTCCGCTGGAACGGCCTCAACCTCGCCTCGCTGGATTCCAGCCTCGGGAAATATTTCGGCACGGACAAGGGCGTGCTGGTGCTGAGCGCGGGCTCGCAATTGCCCGGGCTGCAGGCCGGCGACGTCATCCGCAGCATCGACGGCAAGCCGGTCTCGACCCCGCGCGAGGCGATGGACGCGTTGCGTTCGCACCAGGCCGGCGACAAGGCTTCGCTGGCGCTGCTGCGCGACCATCGCGACACCAGCGCACAGGTCACGGTACCGAAGGCGATGCCGTTGCCGATTCCGCCGGCACCACCCGCGCCTCCTGCACCGCCTGCGCCGCCCGGCGTCGGTGCGATACCCGCGCCGCCGGCCGCGCCCGACGCGCCGCGCGTGGTCGAACGCCACCACGTCGTGGTGGTCGACGACAACGGCAAGACCATGGAATGGGACGACGATGGCAACGTTCCGCCGCCGCCCGCTCCGCCCGCGCCCCCGGCGGCGGATCTTCCGGCACCGCCGGCACCTCCCGCACCACCCGCGCCGCCGCCTCCGCCCGAAGGCTGACGGCCGGGCTTCGCCACGAAAAACGCCCCGCACCGCGGGGCGTTTTCGTTTCGATGCATCGTCCCGGCGCGGCGATCAGCAACCGGGCGGAATCGGTCGTGGGTGCGCTTCGCCCAGCGCATCGTCGATGACGCCTTCGTCGCGGGCGATGCGCCGTGCGACGGCGAGGCCGAGCTCCGACAGCGTCGGCACGCTCGCGGCCAGCGCGATGCCGGACGCGAAGGACGACAACGCGTGCAGGCGCAACGCGTTCGCTCGCCAGTGGCCGCCGTTCAAGCGGTTGGCGAGGCGCGACAGCAGGCGTTCGGCGATGCCCG
This genomic window contains:
- a CDS encoding NfeD family protein — its product is MRWDVFAWAAIALLLFAAEAMAPGAFMLWLGFAAVVVFAIVLLFSGIPVLAQAAIFVVLSFVSIQVYRRWFRKREKPSDQPALNRRTAALVGRVVPLERAIVDGYGRVQIADAFWEVTGPQLPAGAQVRVTGADGMTLRVEAA
- a CDS encoding RNA polymerase sigma factor, whose amino-acid sequence is MPAASSFAIDVPDRLLRRAREGERAALEQLCRWFERPVFTLALRLTGDRDEAQDVLQETMLKAIAKLGEFRGDAPFWGWLRQIAVNEALMQLRRRRRLDESLDDDGFEPVDASPPPSAAADAAALWRALEKLPAATRAVLWLYHAEGHTHEEIAGLMQRTPSFSKSQLARGGRRLRALLEPQSEHATEVQHA
- a CDS encoding PDZ domain-containing protein, with the translated sequence MKRLALACAAGLALAGVAAAQSDAPTPAQQKELDAARADLDRAAKHFAELTRKYNAPGAAPMIMTYEKQMVRKPVLGVLLAPDPQAGVRIAGVTPASGAAEAGLKSGDRLVSLDGLAVIGADDGARLADVRKKLAKLDTKTPVRVGYVRDGRETTVSVTPHVADRLFVLNDSGEPAVFSGNVTIQEGADGDFAGATADRLEVDMPPGIAPEIHREVIRLGDGEAPLALGDSRLLKGAMFVPDCKGKTPCAQPMLLMDAFRWNGLNLASLDSSLGKYFGTDKGVLVLSAGSQLPGLQAGDVIRSIDGKPVSTPREAMDALRSHQAGDKASLALLRDHRDTSAQVTVPKAMPLPIPPAPPAPPAPPAPPGVGAIPAPPAAPDAPRVVERHHVVVVDDNGKTMEWDDDGNVPPPPAPPAPPAADLPAPPAPPAPPAPPPPPEG
- a CDS encoding SPFH domain-containing protein, which codes for MGSILALVLVFAGIVILFKTVRMVPQGYEWTVERFGKYTQTLTPGLHFLFPIVYGVGRKVNMMEQVLEVPSQDVITKDNAVVKVDGIVFFQVLDAAKAAYEVATLEVAILNLVMTNIRTAIGSMDLDESLSKRDEINAKVLVAVDQATHPWGIKVNRIELKDIAPPRDLVESMARQMKAEREKRANILEAEGFRQAAILKAEGEKQSVILEAEGNREAAFRAAEARERQAEAEAKATQLVSDAISSGNVQAINYFVAQKYIEAFKSLAEAPNQKFVMMPMESAGVIGSLAGIAELTKETLGKKAGG